One genomic segment of Arcobacter lacus includes these proteins:
- a CDS encoding energy-coupling factor ABC transporter ATP-binding protein: protein MSCSITLKNVSYKNENTILFENINLNVGHEEKIAIIGSNGVGKSTLLKIIAGIESCFDGTLELFHNPIKSKNDYKKFRFEVGYLPQDISSFFLCPTVIEDVMFSLRTLGTCKDEARTKALEILKELDILHLENRVIYELSGGEQKIVALAGILIKNPKILLLDEPTNALDEQTQNKIIDILNSQKKSMIIISHHKSFIEKLAPTIYKLENELLHKI, encoded by the coding sequence ATGAGTTGTTCAATCACACTTAAAAATGTTTCATATAAAAATGAAAATACTATTTTATTTGAAAATATAAATCTAAATGTAGGACACGAAGAAAAAATAGCAATCATAGGCTCAAATGGAGTTGGCAAAAGTACACTTTTAAAAATCATCGCAGGAATTGAAAGCTGTTTTGATGGAACTTTAGAACTTTTTCACAATCCTATAAAATCAAAAAATGACTATAAAAAGTTTCGTTTTGAAGTTGGATATTTACCTCAAGATATTAGTAGCTTTTTTTTATGTCCAACTGTTATTGAAGATGTGATGTTTAGCTTAAGAACTTTAGGAACTTGCAAAGATGAAGCAAGAACAAAAGCTTTAGAAATATTAAAAGAGTTAGATATTTTACACTTAGAAAATAGGGTTATTTACGAGTTAAGTGGAGGTGAACAAAAGATAGTTGCACTTGCTGGAATACTTATAAAAAATCCAAAAATCTTGCTTTTAGATGAACCTACAAATGCTTTAGATGAACAAACTCAAAATAAAATAATAGATATTTTAAACTCACAAAAAAAATCTATGATTATCATCTCTCATCATAAATCTTTTATAGAAAAACTTGCTCCTACTATTTATAAACTTGAAAATGAGTTGTTACACAAAATTTAA
- a CDS encoding energy-coupling factor transporter transmembrane component T family protein: MRFNPAISLICAFIFTLGASFSNFNIYFLLPIIFLVAVNFSNSLEVLKKLLFLNLFIFTIFIFVWFQADFYEAINIYLRTNIIIFFNLLLFFDSKGLDIIRGFFLLKFPKKFISAFYFTWKMIIELQNEFKNIKISLVSRNFSNKTSLFTYQTYGNILGLLFIKSMQKAQNLKDSFDLRGFNGEIYLNSDFSLSKYDYVLLFITIFTLILKVFL; encoded by the coding sequence TTGAGATTTAATCCTGCTATTTCACTTATTTGTGCTTTTATTTTTACTTTAGGTGCAAGTTTTTCTAACTTTAATATATATTTTTTATTACCTATAATTTTTTTAGTAGCTGTTAATTTTTCTAACTCTTTAGAAGTTTTAAAAAAGCTACTATTTTTAAATCTATTTATTTTTACAATTTTTATTTTTGTTTGGTTTCAAGCTGATTTTTATGAAGCTATAAATATCTATTTACGAACAAATATCATCATATTTTTTAACTTATTGCTGTTTTTTGACTCAAAAGGTTTGGATATTATAAGAGGATTCTTTTTACTTAAATTTCCAAAAAAATTCATAAGTGCATTTTATTTTACTTGGAAGATGATAATAGAACTTCAAAATGAGTTCAAAAATATCAAAATATCTTTGGTTTCAAGAAATTTTAGTAATAAAACTAGCCTTTTTACCTATCAAACTTATGGTAATATTTTGGGCTTACTTTTTATAAAATCTATGCAAAAAGCACAAAATCTAAAAGATAGTTTTGATTTAAGAGGTTTTAATGGAGAGATTTATCTAAATAGTGATTTTTCTTTGTCAAAATATGACTATGTTTTACTATTTATTACAATATTTACTTTAATTTTAAAGGTTTTTTTATGA
- the cbiM gene encoding cobalt transporter CbiM: protein MHISDGIISIEVATVSAVATLAFCVYSFKNLTNEKIALVASMSALFFVTSFIHIPFGVTQIHLMLIGFIGIFLGSLAFISIAIALILQALLLGFGGISSLGANILVMALPAYLVYLIFKLEILKKLNEKVKFFLVGFLGVFISSLLLFTVLVFSKDEYLAVAYSIIAVNIPTMILEGIVTMFLLLYIKKSMPKLLKETSL from the coding sequence ATGCATATAAGCGATGGAATAATCAGTATTGAAGTAGCAACTGTTAGTGCAGTTGCTACTTTAGCTTTTTGCGTTTACTCATTTAAAAACTTAACAAATGAAAAAATAGCTTTAGTTGCTTCAATGAGTGCTTTGTTTTTTGTAACTTCATTTATTCACATTCCTTTTGGAGTTACTCAAATACATCTTATGCTTATAGGTTTTATTGGTATTTTTTTAGGAAGTTTAGCTTTTATTAGTATTGCTATTGCTTTGATACTTCAAGCTTTACTTTTAGGTTTTGGAGGAATTAGCTCTCTTGGAGCAAATATTTTAGTTATGGCACTTCCAGCGTATTTAGTATATTTGATATTTAAACTAGAAATTTTAAAAAAATTAAATGAAAAAGTTAAATTCTTTTTAGTTGGATTTTTAGGAGTTTTTATCTCAAGTTTACTTTTATTTACTGTTTTAGTTTTTTCAAAAGATGAATATCTAGCTGTTGCTTATTCTATAATTGCAGTAAATATTCCTACTATGATTTTAGAAGGAATAGTAACTATGTTTTTACTACTTTATATCAAAAAAAGTATGCCAAAACTTTTAAAGGAAACAAGTTTATGA
- a CDS encoding glutamine amidotransferase, giving the protein MKKLYIIKCGSTFESIKSEFYDFEDWIINKFENKNIDVSVIDAQKSAILPTLTKTDAVILTGSHSMVTDEETWSLELEKWLEDVVNKEIPLLAICYGHQLLAKSLGGVSGYHKAGMEIGTVEINLDENAKNDTIFSKLENSFKAHTIHSQTVLELPKGAIRLASNSHDKNHSFKVGSCAWGVQFHPEFDKNVMSLYIKEVSKKKDINSEKLLNQVDDTYIATSILKEFEKLFL; this is encoded by the coding sequence ATGAAAAAATTATATATTATAAAATGTGGTTCAACTTTTGAATCTATAAAAAGTGAGTTTTATGATTTTGAAGATTGGATTATAAATAAGTTTGAAAATAAAAATATAGATGTATCAGTTATTGATGCTCAAAAAAGTGCTATTTTACCAACTCTTACTAAAACAGATGCAGTTATTTTAACAGGTTCTCATAGTATGGTTACAGATGAAGAAACTTGGAGTTTAGAACTTGAAAAATGGTTAGAAGATGTGGTAAATAAAGAAATCCCACTTTTAGCTATTTGTTATGGACACCAACTTCTAGCAAAAAGTTTAGGAGGAGTTTCTGGTTATCATAAAGCTGGTATGGAGATTGGAACAGTTGAGATAAACTTAGATGAAAATGCTAAAAATGACACTATTTTTTCAAAACTTGAAAATAGTTTCAAAGCTCATACTATACATTCTCAAACAGTTTTAGAACTTCCAAAAGGTGCTATTAGATTGGCTTCAAATAGCCATGATAAAAATCATAGTTTTAAAGTTGGAAGTTGTGCTTGGGGAGTTCAGTTTCATCCTGAATTTGATAAAAATGTTATGAGTTTATATATAAAAGAAGTTTCTAAAAAAAAGGATATCAATAGTGAAAAACTTTTAAATCAAGTAGATGATACTTATATTGCAACTTCTATATTAAAAGAGTTTGAAAAACTATTTTTATGA
- a CDS encoding response regulator encodes MKFENYNILIVEDEIIASEYLKNILISLNFKNIFEAKNSQGCLESVKNNKIDLILMDINIEGNLDGIKLAKLINKNSFIPIVYTTAYADADTINEAKESNVFGYLVKPFSSQEVEATINVAIKILSRFNEKTNKSIDDKSSIVRINEDYSYNFDTKTLTRNGKVFDLTKKELVLLDFFCHNLNQNVSYDVMREYIWHSTNVSSSTIRDIVSRLKNKVPNLNIENIVNYGYILKTN; translated from the coding sequence ATGAAATTTGAGAATTATAATATATTGATTGTAGAAGATGAAATCATAGCTTCTGAATATTTAAAAAATATTCTTATTTCACTAAATTTTAAAAATATTTTTGAAGCTAAAAATTCGCAAGGTTGTTTAGAAAGTGTAAAAAATAATAAAATTGATTTAATTTTAATGGATATAAATATAGAAGGTAATTTAGATGGTATAAAACTAGCTAAATTGATAAATAAAAACTCTTTTATACCGATAGTTTACACTACTGCTTACGCAGATGCAGATACCATAAATGAAGCAAAAGAGAGTAATGTTTTTGGATATTTAGTTAAACCTTTTAGTTCTCAAGAAGTTGAAGCTACAATAAATGTAGCTATAAAAATCTTAAGTCGATTTAATGAAAAAACTAATAAAAGCATAGATGACAAATCAAGTATAGTACGAATAAATGAAGATTATTCTTATAACTTTGATACAAAAACACTCACAAGAAATGGTAAAGTTTTTGATTTGACAAAAAAAGAGCTAGTTTTATTAGACTTTTTTTGCCATAACTTAAATCAAAATGTCTCTTATGATGTTATGAGAGAATATATTTGGCATTCAACAAATGTATCATCATCAACTATAAGAGATATAGTTTCTAGACTTAAAAATAAAGTTCCTAATTTGAATATTGAAAATATCGTAAATTATGGATATATATTAAAAACTAATTAG